From the genome of Flavobacterium ovatum, one region includes:
- a CDS encoding cob(I)yrinic acid a,c-diamide adenosyltransferase — translation MKIYTKTGDKGTTALFGGTRVSKDHIRIDSYGTVDELNSYIGLIRDQEMDTHYKSILIEIQDRLFTVGAILATPPEKEILKNGQPRLKNLGITKADIQLLENEIDSMELALPPMTHFVLPGGHTTVSYCHIARCVCRRAERLAVHLNHEEPIEELTIQYLNRLSDYLFVLARKLTFDLNAEEVKWIPRK, via the coding sequence GTGAAAATATATACAAAAACAGGCGATAAAGGAACAACTGCGCTTTTTGGAGGGACTAGAGTATCAAAAGACCACATCCGAATTGACAGCTACGGTACTGTTGACGAACTCAATTCCTATATTGGATTGATTCGGGACCAAGAAATGGATACACACTATAAAAGTATATTGATCGAAATTCAAGACCGTCTTTTTACCGTGGGCGCTATCTTAGCCACACCGCCAGAAAAAGAAATTTTGAAAAATGGTCAACCTCGTTTAAAAAATCTTGGAATCACTAAAGCCGATATTCAATTATTAGAAAATGAAATCGATTCTATGGAACTGGCATTGCCTCCCATGACGCATTTCGTATTGCCAGGTGGACATACAACTGTGTCATATTGTCATATAGCACGTTGTGTCTGTCGTAGAGCTGAACGTCTTGCCGTACATTTAAACCATGAAGAACCCATTGAAGAACTGACGATTCAATACCTAAACCGACTTTCTGACTATCTTTTTGTCTTGGCACGAAAGTTGACTTTTGACTTGAACGCTGAAGAAGTGAAGTGGATACCTAGAAAGTAA
- a CDS encoding DUF2795 domain-containing protein, which produces MYWTLELASYLSDAPWPANKDELIDYAIRAGAPLEVVENLQSIEDEGEIYESMEEIWPDYPTDEDYLWNEDEY; this is translated from the coding sequence ATGTATTGGACATTAGAATTAGCATCCTACCTAAGTGATGCACCGTGGCCTGCTAACAAAGACGAACTTATTGACTACGCTATACGTGCAGGTGCACCGTTAGAGGTAGTAGAAAACCTTCAGTCTATTGAAGACGAAGGCGAGATATATGAATCAATGGAAGAAATTTGGCCTGATTATCCTACTGACGAAGACTATCTTTGGAATGAGGACGAATATTAA
- the secA gene encoding preprotein translocase subunit SecA, which translates to MSFINSILKAFVGNKSEKDVKELQPYLKKIKSFESTLITLSHDDLRARTYYFKNQIKEARTAVDEKINSLKEEVEATEDIDQREDLYEKIDALEKEAYDISEKTLLEILPEAFAVVKETARRFKDNAQIAVTATEQDRLFAAAKPYVSIEGDQSVWQNQWNAAGKAITWDMIHYDVQLIGGMVLHQGKVAEMQTGEGKTLVATLPMYLNALTGNGVHLVTVNDYLAKRDSTWKAPLFEFHGMTVDCIDNHQPSSEGRKAAYNADITYGTNNEFGFDYLRDNMTHSPDDLVQRKHNFAIVDEVDSVLIDDARTPLIISGPVPQGDRHEFNELKPKIENLVTLQRQLANGFLSEAKKLIKEGNTKEGGVLLLRAYRSLPRNKALIKFLSEEGIKQLLQKTENSYMQDNNREMHKIDEALYFVIEEKNNQVELTDNGIKYLSGDTDADFFILPDIGTEIAAIEKKNLDKDAEAEEKELLFQDFSIKSERIHTLTQLLKAYSLFEKDVEYVIMDNKIMIVDEQTGRIMDGRRYSDGLHQAIEAKENVKIEAATQTFATVTLQNYFRMYSKLGGMTGTAVTEAGELWEIYKLDVVEIPTNRPMARHDKEDFIYKTTREKFNAVIEDVTELSKAGRPVLIGTTSVEISELLSRMLKMRGVTHNVLNAKMHKQEAQIVEDAGKPGVVTIATNMAGRGTDIKLSAEVKAAGGLAIVGTERHDSRRVDRQLRGRAGRQGDVGSSQFYVSLEDNLMRLFGSERVAKVMDRMGLEEGEVIQHSMMTKSIERAQKKVEENNFGVRKRLLEYDDVMNAQREVIYKRRRHALFGERLKLDIANMLYDTCEVVVQNSKAMNDFKAFEFDTIRYFSITSPVTEGDFVKLTEAELTGKIYKEALKYYTEKTERSAREAFPIIAGVYEDKNNQYERIVVPFTDGVKSLNVVTDLKRAYDSHGKQLVADFEKNITLAIVDEAWKKHLRKMDELKQSVQLAVHEQKDPLLIYKFEAFNLFSGMLNGINKEVISFLFKGDLPQQSAPEIIHEAREIPRPKENYQTQKDEIVSSEAANREAGETQQRQVTETIVRDMPKINRNDTVTIQNVANGQTQEMKFKKAEALIGTGQWVVVNK; encoded by the coding sequence ATGAGTTTTATAAATAGCATTTTAAAAGCCTTTGTTGGAAATAAATCCGAGAAAGACGTTAAGGAATTACAACCTTACCTAAAAAAAATAAAATCGTTTGAGAGCACTTTGATCACCTTATCACATGATGATCTAAGAGCAAGAACGTATTACTTCAAAAATCAAATCAAAGAAGCACGTACTGCTGTTGACGAAAAAATAAATTCGTTAAAAGAAGAAGTAGAAGCTACTGAGGATATTGATCAAAGAGAAGATCTTTACGAAAAAATCGATGCTCTAGAAAAAGAAGCTTACGATATTTCGGAAAAAACATTATTGGAAATTCTTCCCGAAGCTTTTGCAGTGGTAAAAGAAACAGCAAGACGTTTCAAAGACAATGCTCAAATCGCTGTTACAGCAACAGAACAAGACCGATTATTTGCTGCTGCAAAACCTTACGTTTCTATTGAAGGAGACCAATCTGTATGGCAAAACCAATGGAATGCTGCTGGTAAAGCCATCACATGGGACATGATTCACTACGACGTTCAGTTGATTGGTGGAATGGTATTGCACCAAGGTAAAGTTGCTGAGATGCAAACTGGAGAGGGAAAAACATTAGTAGCAACCTTGCCTATGTACTTGAATGCTTTGACAGGAAACGGAGTACACTTAGTAACCGTGAATGATTACTTAGCCAAACGTGATAGTACTTGGAAAGCTCCTTTATTTGAATTCCACGGAATGACTGTTGATTGTATTGACAATCACCAACCAAGTTCTGAAGGAAGAAAAGCCGCTTACAACGCTGATATTACTTATGGTACCAACAACGAGTTTGGTTTTGACTACCTAAGAGACAACATGACCCATTCACCAGATGATTTGGTACAACGCAAACACAACTTTGCAATTGTCGATGAGGTCGATTCGGTATTGATTGATGACGCTAGAACGCCATTGATTATCTCTGGTCCAGTTCCTCAAGGAGACCGTCATGAGTTTAACGAATTGAAGCCAAAAATCGAAAACCTAGTTACCTTACAACGTCAACTAGCAAATGGATTTTTGTCAGAAGCTAAAAAATTAATCAAAGAGGGGAATACCAAAGAAGGTGGTGTCCTATTGTTAAGAGCATACAGAAGTTTGCCAAGAAACAAAGCCTTGATTAAATTCTTGAGTGAAGAAGGAATCAAACAATTACTTCAAAAAACGGAGAACTCCTATATGCAGGATAACAACCGTGAAATGCATAAGATTGATGAAGCTTTGTACTTTGTCATCGAAGAAAAAAACAATCAAGTAGAATTGACTGACAACGGTATCAAATACCTTTCTGGAGATACAGATGCTGATTTCTTTATACTTCCAGATATCGGAACAGAGATTGCTGCCATAGAAAAGAAAAATCTAGACAAAGACGCTGAAGCAGAAGAGAAAGAACTTTTGTTCCAAGATTTCAGTATCAAAAGCGAACGTATTCATACTTTAACTCAACTGTTAAAGGCCTACTCTTTGTTCGAAAAAGATGTAGAATACGTGATCATGGACAACAAAATTATGATTGTCGATGAGCAAACAGGTCGTATCATGGACGGTCGCCGTTATTCTGACGGATTACACCAAGCGATTGAAGCCAAAGAAAACGTAAAAATTGAAGCCGCTACTCAAACATTTGCAACGGTAACTTTGCAAAACTATTTCAGAATGTACAGCAAATTAGGCGGTATGACTGGAACTGCAGTTACTGAAGCTGGAGAACTTTGGGAAATTTATAAATTGGACGTTGTTGAAATCCCAACAAACAGACCAATGGCAAGACATGATAAAGAAGATTTTATATACAAAACGACTCGTGAAAAATTCAATGCAGTTATTGAAGACGTAACGGAATTATCAAAAGCAGGTCGTCCGGTATTAATTGGAACAACTTCTGTTGAAATCTCAGAATTATTAAGCCGTATGCTTAAAATGAGAGGGGTTACTCACAATGTATTGAATGCCAAAATGCACAAGCAAGAGGCGCAAATTGTTGAAGATGCAGGAAAACCAGGCGTAGTTACTATTGCAACCAATATGGCTGGTCGTGGAACGGATATCAAATTATCCGCAGAGGTTAAAGCTGCAGGAGGATTAGCAATCGTAGGTACAGAGCGTCACGATTCACGTCGTGTCGATCGCCAGTTGCGTGGTCGTGCAGGACGTCAAGGAGATGTGGGAAGTTCACAATTCTACGTTTCGCTAGAAGACAACTTGATGCGTTTGTTTGGTTCTGAAAGAGTAGCCAAAGTAATGGACAGAATGGGACTAGAAGAAGGAGAAGTTATCCAACATTCTATGATGACTAAATCTATCGAGCGTGCTCAGAAAAAAGTAGAAGAAAACAACTTTGGTGTTCGTAAACGTTTATTAGAATATGATGATGTTATGAACGCACAACGTGAAGTAATTTACAAGCGTCGTCGTCATGCTTTGTTTGGTGAACGTTTGAAATTAGACATCGCTAATATGTTGTATGACACTTGCGAAGTTGTGGTTCAAAATAGTAAAGCTATGAATGATTTCAAAGCATTTGAATTTGATACTATTCGTTATTTCTCTATCACTTCACCAGTTACAGAAGGAGATTTTGTAAAATTAACAGAAGCTGAATTAACAGGGAAAATTTACAAAGAAGCTTTAAAATATTATACCGAGAAAACAGAACGTAGCGCTAGAGAAGCTTTCCCTATCATTGCAGGAGTTTATGAAGATAAAAACAACCAATACGAACGCATCGTAGTACCATTTACTGATGGTGTAAAATCATTGAACGTAGTAACCGACTTAAAAAGAGCCTACGATTCACACGGAAAACAGTTAGTGGCTGATTTTGAGAAAAACATCACTCTTGCGATTGTTGATGAAGCTTGGAAAAAACATTTACGCAAAATGGACGAATTGAAACAATCAGTTCAATTGGCGGTTCATGAGCAAAAAGACCCATTGCTTATCTACAAATTTGAAGCTTTCAACTTGTTCAGCGGCATGCTTAACGGAATCAACAAAGAGGTTATATCTTTCTTATTCAAAGGAGATTTACCACAACAATCGGCTCCAGAAATCATACACGAAGCAAGAGAAATTCCACGTCCAAAAGAGAATTATCAAACTCAAAAAGACGAAATCGTTTCTAGCGAAGCAGCAAACCGTGAAGCGGGCGAAACACAGCAACGTCAAGTAACAGAAACGATCGTTCGCGATATGCCAAAAATCAATCGCAACGACACCGTAACCATTCAAAATGTGGCCAACGGACAAACGCAAGAAATGAAATTCAAAAAAGCCGAAGCCTTAATAGGTACAGGTCAATGGGTTGTTGTAAACAAATAA
- a CDS encoding LPO_1073/Vpar_1526 family protein produces MTRKMFEKQKQATGEGGTSLQAGNDIKVIQNIGLQFSEVKEIFHLLLSENFPKLREIACQTATQNIENYLEKFEHKFAQNFNRIDVEKIKDPDIQFSFNEVVEASARKGEKTDSDVLSELLIERMSKTSNDFISIVSSEGIKIVPKLTAEHISFISLVHYLSSVQHTGLTDPIGLEEYASMIVGLTDNSFNLSRSNKQYLQFTGVLTSLNFSADDFKDITKNRYDFLKNIGNEELERTLEQKAPSYKKLMDIYISCEIYNIRLTAVGQMIALANLKRVLGNLDYSIWIN; encoded by the coding sequence ATGACAAGAAAAATGTTTGAAAAACAAAAGCAAGCAACTGGAGAAGGCGGAACTTCTTTACAAGCTGGAAATGACATCAAAGTTATCCAGAATATAGGTCTACAGTTTTCAGAGGTGAAAGAAATCTTTCATTTACTACTAAGTGAAAATTTTCCAAAACTTAGAGAAATTGCCTGTCAAACTGCAACTCAAAACATTGAGAATTACTTGGAGAAATTCGAACATAAATTTGCGCAGAATTTTAACCGAATAGATGTTGAAAAAATTAAAGACCCTGACATTCAATTTAGTTTTAATGAAGTCGTTGAAGCAAGCGCTAGAAAAGGTGAAAAAACAGATTCAGATGTACTATCTGAACTATTAATTGAACGTATGAGTAAAACGTCAAATGATTTCATCTCAATAGTATCTAGTGAAGGAATTAAAATTGTTCCTAAATTAACAGCAGAACACATTAGTTTTATATCTCTAGTGCATTATTTATCTTCTGTTCAACATACTGGATTAACAGACCCTATAGGATTAGAAGAATATGCTTCAATGATTGTTGGTCTTACTGACAATAGCTTTAATTTAAGTCGGTCAAACAAACAATATCTACAATTTACAGGTGTCTTAACTTCATTAAATTTTTCAGCGGATGATTTTAAAGATATTACAAAAAACAGATATGATTTTCTAAAAAATATTGGAAATGAAGAGCTTGAGAGAACCTTAGAACAGAAGGCTCCATCTTACAAAAAACTTATGGATATCTATATTTCATGTGAAATTTATAATATCAGATTGACTGCTGTGGGACAAATGATTGCTCTTGCTAATTTGAAAAGAGTGTTAGGAAACCTAGATTATAGTATTTGGATAAATTAA